CTTTAATTAAGATCTTGGAAACCAGCGTTTGAATAGGTCTTTCTGTTTTCACTCCGCGAACTTCTTCTATTTCTGCTCTTGTGATTGGCTGTCGATACGCCACAATAGCTAATGTTTCCAAAGCTGCTTGTGAAAGTGAAGCATTTCCTGGGGATTCAACTAATTTTTTCAAATATGTTGCATGCTCTTTTTTTGTTGTTAGTTGATAATGTCCTGCCACTTCAACAAGCTCTATACCTCGATTTTTTTGTTTATAACTGTCAGAGAGCTCACTTAAGATATCCTTAACTTCTTGTTCTTCGAGCTCCAACACCATCGCTAACTGTTTTAGGGAAAGACCCTCGTCTCCTGAAGCAAATAATAATGCTTCAACGATTGAATTCCACTCAATCACACCTAAGGCCATGAATTACTCACTCCCCATTATATAAATATCTGCAAAATTATTTTCTTGTTCGATTAAAATTAAATGTGATTTCATTAATTCTAAAATAGCCAAAAAGGTAACAACTAAATGATCTTTACTGTTTGAAGGAAACAAATCACTAAAACGGCGCCTACCTGAATGTGTACGCAAATCAGTGAGAATTTCCTCCATCCGCTTCTCGATCGGAATTTCTTGACGAGCAATTTTTGTTTGTACAGGCTTTTGAATTTTCTTTCTACGAAGCATCTTTTGAAAAAGCCCCTAACATATCATAAATGGTTACATTTAAAGAGTCGATTTGCTGCTGTGAATCTGATACATATTCACTCAAGTCACTTGGAGCTTTTGTGAAAACTTGGGAACGACCTTCTTCAAGAGTTCTTAAATCATCTGCAGCTTCTTTATATTTCCTGTATTCAATCAACCTTCTCATTAATTCATCACGTGGGTCTTCTTCTGGTTCTTCACCAAATTCATCCTCAAATAGCTCTTCTTCTTGTTTCGGAAGAAGCATTCTACTTTTAATAGAAAGAAGCGTTGCAGCCATAACCAGATACTCTGACGCAATATCAAGGTGAAGCTCCTGCATCGTGTGAATATAGAGCATATATTGTTCCGTTATTTCTGAAACAGGTATATCATATATATCAATTTCTAAGCGATTTATTAAGTGAAGTAACAGATCTAAAGGACCTTCAAAAGCATTAATTTTAACATGATATTGCAAATTCTATCCCACCATTCTTACAACTAGCCACCATATAGTATAGAGCAATTTTTCGACATGTCCAATAGTTATTTCATTCGTTTGATCATAAGTTGGTAATGATCACTTAAATATGCCATTTTCAATTTATTTAAATAAAAATCCCCTGTTTCTAGTCATTAGCCCATACACTTCAGCGTTTTGCTCATATATTACAAGTGTAACAGCTAATCATTAAGGAGGAATAAAACATGGG
This Metabacillus endolithicus DNA region includes the following protein-coding sequences:
- the scpB gene encoding SMC-Scp complex subunit ScpB translates to MALGVIEWNSIVEALLFASGDEGLSLKQLAMVLELEEQEVKDILSELSDSYKQKNRGIELVEVAGHYQLTTKKEHATYLKKLVESPGNASLSQAALETLAIVAYRQPITRAEIEEVRGVKTERPIQTLVSKILIKEVGRAEGTGRAILYGTTKEFLEYFGLKSIKELPPLPEKSDDAFEQEEADLFFEKFNETLEELK